TTTGGGAATGTGATTAActggtgtttttaaaaaaatttaatttttttgtttaaaattaatattttttaaattattttgagtaatatattaaaaatattttttttaaaaaaaaatattattttaatatatttttaaacaaaaaaaatattattttaaatagtagATTGTAATTGTTTACAACTTCAACCGCGCACGAAGTCAAGTGTAATAGCATGGTATTATATTATCCCGTCAGAAAGGAGGATAAAACCCATCAACCGTTAAAAACGAAGGAAAGCTAGCTGGGAACTGGAAAGGATCATAATGTATGCTAGCCACAATTTTAACTGctcttttctcctcctcctccttccacTATCATTCGGCACCAAACAAACCAAACCACAAAAGAAGTAAACGAAATCAAGTCAGGTTATCTTTTTCCATGATTtgttgcagcagcagcagcagcagtatAGCAATCCTCAGTACTGCTTCAAGAATTGATGGTACTGTTTCAAGAACCCGAACTCGTAACTCATTATCACTATTATCCCATTCTTTCCATCTCCAAGTGAATGTAAATGGGAATCATCAGCTATTTATAAGGAGGAGAATAAGCAGATGGTGCCGTGTGTCTCCAAATGCCTCCTCCTCTCTTGAGCtccctcttcttccttttaacACGAACGAGGTACTTACTACTTACTTCCACTACCCTTTGTCTGTCTATTTTTCTCGTTGTTAATTCCGGTGGGCATGTGATGAGCTACTTCTCTTGTTCTTTACTTAAGCACATGGTTTTGTACAACATGGAGCCTCTAGTTAATTAGTTAGATAACAAGACCTGAACTTATcgtttggatttttatttgatttttttctttttctcttgtgAGATATATTTTTACGCTTGCCTTTAAAGGGCTTGTCTAATCCTGTACAATTACTTGATATATATgtgcaaaatatatattgacATGGGCATGAAAAGATGAAGAGTatagaaaaaccataaaagaGATGTGAAATTGCCAGACCTGGCATTGAAAGAGTGAtactttcaattttgatttctctAATTGATAGAATGATGGAAGTGTTGATACTTTCTTAGCCCGTAATTGATGTGGTAAGGATTTATTAGTaacaatcttttcttttcataatgaCAGGTTCTAGTTCCATCTGAGAGTAAAACACTCCATCTATATGAAGCCAGATATCTAGCTCTGCTCGAGGAGGTAGTCAAAATGGCCATGCTACCTTGCACGCCTTTGTTTATCTATCTGCTTGTCTATTCACCTagttatttctattttgtttgcGGGGGAAGGACTTTGCAAGCTGTCGACCTTCGGTGTATAGATGATCTGAGCATCTCATGTTCAAGCCTTTTGAGGTTTTTATCATATCGCTGCTAGAAATGGCTGTTTAGTCAATATAGAGCTATGATAAGCTACtccttttgttcttttatagACATCTCTACTGCTTCTTCTGTTTGGTGTATGGATGATCTGAGCATCTCATGTTTAAGCCTTTTGAAGTTTTTATCATATCGCTGCTAGATATGGCTGTGTAGTCAATATAGCGATATGATAAGCTACTTCTTTTATATTGACTAAACAGCCATATCTTTATTCGTGCTGTATTTGTTGGAACAATGTTCTGGGCATGATGATATGAAGTAGGTATTAGTGATACTCATTTTAGGCTCATAAGATTCTTCAACTTGAGGATACGTTTCCACTTAATTTGAGATGAGGTCAAGACGAGGAATTGCAATTTCAGAGAGGTGGAGATGATCTTGCATCCCTGCACAGATGCTGCATTCAGCCTTATGGATGTGTATACTAACTAGATTGCCAAAACAAGCACCTTTGCTGCTTTGCAACGACTTTTGAgtaccttttttttcatttcaattcttttttggATCTGCttattgttcttcttcttgaaTGCTTGAACTTCCGGAAGAAGAATAGCAAGAAAAAGGGgaagatgaaagaaagaaaagagcagAAGCCAAGTTATGGCTGAGAGGTTGTTACTGTGATGTTTGTATGCTTAAATGATGTTTTCCAGCCTACAAATAACCTAGAACCCAAGCGCAGAGAGAGTAGCAGATTGTCACTAATCCTCATTTACCCAAAGGCGTGCTGTGGTTATTTCTGGTTAAGTCATAATTCTATGATTCATATATGCTTAACTTCTGCAACTTACTGCATCAAACTCAGTTTTGTTAGTATTGTAATTTGGGAGGGACTGAATTCTTTGTTCCATGCACATTGCTTATATATTGATATCTTATATATAAGCATTTTTTCCCCATTTTCTAATCCATTGCTTGGGTTGAGAATTTTTAATTGCTGTAGCAATATTGCAATAAGCTAAGTCTAATGTGTGTGCAATCTCTTTGTGACTATCATTTGTGGCAGTCTTTATTAAGAAAGAAGCTGTTTGTGCATTTTGTATTGGATCCTATTCTCATTAGCAACTCAGGAACTGAAGCATCCTTTGCTGCTAGATATGGCTGTTTAGTCAATATAGAAAATGTAAGCATCCAAAATTTTGGGATCAAAACTTAGAGGTTTGGAGCACCTTTTCAGATAACTTGAGTTTTAGTGCTCTGCAGATCGAACGCTTAGATGTTGGAGCATTAGTCTCCATACGGGGAATTGGCCGTGTCAAGCTTTTGAATTTTGTACAGGTGAGTAAATTGTCAATAGTATCTTTAATATAACTGTTTTAAGTTTTGTAAACAAAGTTGTCTGCCTTTAAGAACAAGCAATGCCTATGTTGAACAAAAATTGTATCTTTTCATTTGGGGTTTTGTGGTGGTGGAGGGAGGGGGGTGTTCATTGAAACCTGCCCATGCTTGTCAATTATTTTTGCAAGCATATTATCTTAATAGTTATTAGCTTATTATTGCAGTTTCTAAGtccacttttcttttttatttcttgttttcccAATTTTCCATGtcgatttatttttctttttctgcatcTTTTGTGTTCATCTTGCTGCTTCCTTCTGCTTATCAACTCTTTTTGCTTATTTTCGTGATTGTGATTCTAATTTGCAGTCGGAGCCTTACCTGAAAGGTGAAGTCATACCATTACAGGATAGGTTTATTGGTGCAAATGAAATCAGCTCTAAAGTTATAGCAGTGAAGGACGCTCTTCGCAGTTTGAATAGCTTGGAAATCAAACTAAAGGTACTACTACTAGTCCCTCTTTCTCTCTGATTCTCTATCCTCCAGTTTGTACAGTTGTGCAATTGAATGCTTTCATCAAGAAAATTCTATGTGTCTCGCAATTGAGTTCAATGAgagtaaaaagataaaaagcacAGAAAATTAGCTCTCATTACTTTTCATCAGTGAATAATCACCTTTTTATGCagatgcataaaaaataaaacaaaaaacaaatattcaactaAACTTGAATACCTAACTAGCCAAGGCTGAGATCGCTTCTGGGATTCACCCCTTCCATCCAGTTCTGTTTGGGCTAAAATTCCTTTAAGCGTCTGTGATACTAGATTTCAATTTTATAGGTTCCTTTCCTCTTAAGTAGCTGGCTGCACTGGAAATTCAGTAGTAGTAGAAGAGCCAGACATTTGTCTGCTAACATTGGAAAGAAGGTATATGACATGTGTGCTGTTCTCTGCTAACATTTTTAGCATGACTGGAATTTCTGGGGCTGAAGGATGTTCTTGGCTGTTGCAAATACTTTGGCATAACATATAAATGGTGGCAAAAATCGAACATTCACAGTTTGTCCCACTAAGGCATTATTGGTTTGAATTGAGTGAAATATTTTCTCCCACTGAATATGTCCACAACTCATATGGGAAATTATCTTGCAAGGCGAATTGGGGATTGCTTATATGTTTACTTGTCAGATTTTATGTGATTGGAATATTACTGTCATATAATTTTTGCACATTATTTACTGTTGTATCGTGTTACCACCATGTGGTGTATAGATGGGAGTGGAGTTGACTGCTCTTCTATTTCATGTCAATAGGCTCCCAAAGAGGAATTGTTGCAAACCTGTACTGCAAACTCTCTAACATGGGCAGAGAAGGAACCGTCCCTGGAATGTGATCAATCTTTCATCCCATCTCCTGCTGAGCGAATATCATTTGCAGCATTCCAACCTATTACAAGCAAGTGTTTCATTGCTCTTTAttcttaacattaaaaaaaaagttccttaCAAAGCTTCAGTATTTTGTTGTGGCAATCATTCTAGTAGTTGGAATTTCACGACCCACTCCTgcgaagaaaaaaatgatctgCATGTTTCTGTTTTTTGACAGGATCTACACAATCAGAAACACTCAAGTTGCAGCAACAGAAGTTAAGAGCAATGGATCTGAAAGACACGCTACAAAGGCTGGACAATTCACTAGATTTAGTGAATGAGAATATATCCATGGTAGCAGCCAAGCTTGCTATTCAATCATTAGAGATGCAGTAAGCGTTGGTGGAAATTAGTTACTGTTGATGTACAGTTCATGATGACACGACAGAACTGCTATTCTATGGATATTGtagctgtgtttttttcttatttttgcttcattt
This window of the Populus trichocarpa isolate Nisqually-1 chromosome 13, P.trichocarpa_v4.1, whole genome shotgun sequence genome carries:
- the LOC18104391 gene encoding uncharacterized protein LOC18104391 isoform X1, encoding MLATILTALFSSSSFHYHSAPNKPNHKRSKRNQVRLSFSMICCSSSSSSIAILSTASRIDGTVSRTRTRNSLSLLSHSFHLQVNVNGNHQLFIRRRISRWCRVSPNASSSLELPLLPFNTNEVLVPSESKTLHLYEARYLALLEESLLRKKLFVHFVLDPILISNSGTEASFAARYGCLVNIENIERLDVGALVSIRGIGRVKLLNFVQSEPYLKGEVIPLQDRFIGANEISSKVIAVKDALRSLNSLEIKLKAPKEELLQTCTANSLTWAEKEPSLECDQSFIPSPAERISFAAFQPITRSTQSETLKLQQQKLRAMDLKDTLQRLDNSLDLVNENISMVAAKLAIQSLEMQ
- the LOC18104391 gene encoding uncharacterized protein LOC18104391 isoform X2, which produces MFKPFESLLRKKLFVHFVLDPILISNSGTEASFAARYGCLVNIENIERLDVGALVSIRGIGRVKLLNFVQSEPYLKGEVIPLQDRFIGANEISSKVIAVKDALRSLNSLEIKLKAPKEELLQTCTANSLTWAEKEPSLECDQSFIPSPAERISFAAFQPITRSTQSETLKLQQQKLRAMDLKDTLQRLDNSLDLVNENISMVAAKLAIQSLEMQ